Proteins encoded in a region of the Zea mays cultivar B73 chromosome 2, Zm-B73-REFERENCE-NAM-5.0, whole genome shotgun sequence genome:
- the LOC103649151 gene encoding uncharacterized protein: protein MEGAAGQMIILILGIVVAAPMTFYTINFMEMRDQLKHPWARDYNSDDEDSRRKVTTISTFTSFEQGYRVFHVAFLKIMSKKLPDDPLGPILSARKTLAAAKLVEVVEENKPKGEAQKEKRVAAEKGHAIPKDHLDNKEKELIKAATKGVVRLFNAVSTLTNLVCSL from the exons ATGGAAGGTGCAGCCGGCCAAATGATCATCCTGATCCTCGGCATCGTTGTCGCAGCACCCATGACCTTCTACACCATCAACTTCATGGAGATGCGAGAT CAACTGAAGCACCCATGGGCCCGCGACTACAACTCGGACGACGAAGACTCGAGGAGGAAGGTCACGACGATCAGCA CCTTCACCAGCTTCGAGCAAGGCTACAGGGTGTTCCACGTCGCCTTCCTTAAGATCATGTCCAAGAAACTCCCCGATGATCCCCTC GGTCCAATCCTGTCAGCGCGCAAGACATTGGCGGCCGCCAAGTTAGTTGAAGTGGTAGAGGAGAACAAGCCAAAGGGGGAGGCTCAGAAGGAGAAGCGAGTG GCAGCAGAGAAGGGCCATGCCATACCTAAAGACCACTTGGACAACAAAGAGAAGGAGCTCATCAAGGCTGCAACCAAAGGGG TTGTCAGGTTGTTCAATGCAGTAAGCACACTCACCAATCTTGTTTGCTCTCTATAA